A genomic segment from Yimella sp. cx-51 encodes:
- a CDS encoding RecB family exonuclease: MQCPLLYRFRVIDRLDEPRSAAAARGTLVHAVLERIFDVDAGERTIEHALSLLQPQWEALVEQDDQLNDLVDGEVSAWLAPAARLVERWFALEDPTRLEPAGRELYVEAEIDGLTLRGYIDRLDVAPTGEVRVVDYKSGRSPSPLFEAKALFQMKFYALVLWRTRGEVPTLLQLVYLADREILRYQPDERDLLATERKVKALWEAIELSAHTGDWRPAPSRMCDWCSFKALCPQFGGTPPPLPERAAERAVDPAFAEVPEVAQD, translated from the coding sequence ATGCAGTGCCCGTTGCTCTACCGCTTCCGGGTGATCGACCGGCTCGATGAGCCCCGCTCTGCGGCTGCTGCGCGAGGCACGCTCGTACATGCGGTGCTCGAGCGGATCTTCGACGTCGATGCCGGCGAGCGCACCATCGAGCACGCTCTCTCCCTGCTGCAGCCGCAGTGGGAGGCCCTTGTCGAGCAGGACGACCAACTGAACGACCTCGTCGACGGCGAGGTCAGTGCATGGTTGGCCCCGGCGGCCAGGCTCGTCGAACGCTGGTTCGCGCTCGAAGACCCCACACGCCTCGAACCCGCCGGACGCGAGTTGTACGTCGAGGCCGAGATCGACGGGCTGACGCTGCGCGGCTACATCGACCGACTCGACGTCGCGCCCACCGGCGAGGTGCGGGTCGTCGACTACAAGAGCGGACGCTCGCCGTCGCCGTTGTTCGAGGCCAAGGCGCTCTTCCAGATGAAGTTCTACGCGTTGGTGCTGTGGCGTACGCGCGGTGAGGTGCCGACCCTGCTGCAGCTGGTCTACCTCGCAGATCGCGAGATCCTGCGCTACCAACCCGACGAACGCGATCTGCTGGCCACCGAGCGCAAGGTGAAGGCGCTGTGGGAGGCCATCGAGCTCTCGGCGCACACCGGCGACTGGCGTCCGGCGCCGTCGCGGATGTGCGACTGGTGCAGCTTCAAGGCGCTGTGCCCGCAGTTCGGTGGCACTCCCCCGCCGCTGCCCGAGCGTGCTGCGGAGCGCGCCGTCGATCCGGCGTTCGCCGAGGTGCCCGAAGTGGCGCAGGACTGA
- a CDS encoding site-2 protease family protein — translation MARTPVQAPGLRIGSLRGVPIFIGRSWLLIAFVIVVTFGPQVRNALPDLGGVAYVVAFAYVVGLLISVLVHEAAHALAGQWRGFEVHQIVADLWGGHTSFTREGTTARSSAIVAVVGPLSNAVLAVIGYAALQLDLPDVARLLTAAFTWANALVAAFNLLPGFPLDGGHLVEAAVWGATGNRTKGTVIAGWCGRVVTLVIVAVLLVWPLINGKTLSLVSTIWVVLIASFMWFGASAAIARGKVTGQLGTVPLGDILRPLAAAPVGSSVAELPPHDTVLMGDDGQPEGFVVAGSAMAVPMQNRASTPASALLIRPSGPWVVQLEDDGNSGGDLNALVTNAAQHGQVAERTVVLQRDGQPLGWIARDDLIRAVQSALQPRRNP, via the coding sequence ATGGCTCGGACTCCCGTGCAGGCTCCCGGCCTGCGAATCGGATCGCTTCGGGGAGTACCGATCTTCATCGGACGCAGTTGGCTCCTCATCGCTTTCGTCATCGTCGTCACCTTCGGCCCGCAGGTGCGCAACGCGCTGCCCGACCTCGGGGGCGTCGCCTACGTCGTGGCCTTCGCCTACGTCGTCGGACTCCTGATCTCGGTGCTCGTGCACGAGGCAGCGCACGCGCTGGCCGGCCAGTGGCGCGGCTTCGAGGTGCACCAGATCGTCGCCGATCTCTGGGGCGGACACACCTCCTTCACGCGCGAGGGCACGACCGCCCGAAGCAGCGCGATCGTCGCCGTCGTCGGCCCGTTGTCGAACGCCGTCCTGGCCGTGATCGGATATGCCGCACTGCAACTGGATCTGCCTGATGTCGCGCGGCTACTCACCGCGGCGTTTACCTGGGCCAATGCACTGGTGGCGGCGTTCAACCTCTTGCCCGGCTTCCCCCTGGACGGCGGACACCTGGTGGAAGCGGCTGTCTGGGGCGCTACTGGCAATCGCACCAAGGGCACGGTCATCGCCGGCTGGTGCGGGCGCGTGGTCACCCTCGTGATCGTCGCTGTGCTGCTGGTGTGGCCGCTGATCAACGGCAAGACTTTGTCGCTGGTCAGCACGATCTGGGTGGTGCTCATCGCGTCCTTCATGTGGTTCGGCGCCTCCGCGGCGATCGCCCGTGGCAAGGTCACCGGTCAGCTGGGCACCGTGCCGCTGGGCGACATCCTGCGCCCGCTGGCGGCAGCACCGGTCGGTTCGTCAGTGGCCGAACTTCCGCCGCACGACACCGTCCTCATGGGGGACGACGGTCAGCCCGAGGGCTTCGTGGTCGCCGGCAGCGCCATGGCGGTCCCCATGCAGAACCGCGCGTCCACGCCGGCTTCTGCGCTGTTGATCCGGCCGTCCGGACCCTGGGTCGTGCAGTTGGAGGACGACGGCAACTCCGGCGGCGATCTCAACGCGCTGGTGACCAACGCCGCCCAACACGGGCAGGTGGCCGAGCGCACGGTGGTGTTGCAGCGCGACGGTCAGCCGCTGGGTTGGATCGCCCGGGACGACCTGATCCGCGCGGTGCAATCGGCGTTGCAGCCGCGCCGAAACCCGTGA
- the mshC gene encoding cysteine--1-D-myo-inosityl 2-amino-2-deoxy-alpha-D-glucopyranoside ligase, which yields MKTWSAPSVPALDVVSPPLRLRDEHTGELREVPTDGPVGVYVCGITPYDTTHLGHAATYITFDLAIRALRTAGHEVTYVQNVTDIDDPLLERAERDGIDWQDLAAREIELFHGDMVALRNIPPQHYVGVVETMPRQVAVIQQLLRDGHAYRLPVDDAESGVTGANDIYLDLSTQPSFGSTSGWTREQMLEVFADRGGDPDRPGKRDVLDPLLWRGQRVGEPHWDGGELGPGRPGWHLECTTIALDHLGMGFTLQGGGTDLIFPHHEMSAVQAEALTGSSPFAHRYAHQAMVAYDGEKMSKSKGNLVKVSVLRAEGVDPMAIRLVLLDHHYATDWEYSHDQLTQAQQRLATWRRALSNAADADAQEVSREVTAALANDLDSPSAIAAVDAWAAKHQDAAAGDSPTVRAALDAVLGLSL from the coding sequence GTGAAGACCTGGAGCGCTCCGTCGGTGCCGGCCCTCGACGTCGTCTCGCCGCCCCTGCGGCTGCGCGACGAACACACGGGCGAGCTGCGAGAAGTGCCCACCGACGGCCCCGTCGGGGTCTACGTCTGTGGCATCACGCCGTACGACACCACCCACCTCGGACACGCCGCGACCTACATCACGTTTGATCTGGCGATCCGGGCGCTGCGCACGGCCGGCCACGAGGTCACCTACGTCCAGAACGTCACCGACATCGACGACCCGCTGTTGGAACGCGCCGAGCGCGACGGCATCGACTGGCAAGATCTCGCCGCCCGCGAGATCGAGCTCTTCCACGGCGACATGGTGGCCCTGCGCAACATCCCGCCGCAGCACTACGTCGGCGTCGTGGAGACGATGCCGCGCCAGGTGGCCGTGATCCAGCAGTTGCTGCGCGACGGTCACGCCTACCGGTTGCCGGTCGACGACGCCGAATCGGGCGTCACCGGCGCGAACGACATCTACCTCGACCTGTCGACTCAACCCAGCTTCGGCAGCACCAGCGGTTGGACCCGCGAGCAGATGCTCGAAGTCTTCGCCGACCGCGGCGGTGACCCCGACCGTCCGGGCAAGCGCGACGTGCTCGACCCGCTCCTGTGGCGCGGTCAGCGCGTCGGCGAACCCCATTGGGACGGAGGCGAACTCGGCCCCGGACGACCCGGCTGGCACCTGGAGTGCACCACGATCGCCCTCGACCACCTCGGCATGGGTTTCACCCTGCAGGGAGGCGGCACTGATCTGATCTTTCCCCACCACGAGATGTCGGCCGTGCAGGCGGAGGCACTCACCGGCAGCTCACCCTTCGCGCATCGCTACGCCCACCAGGCGATGGTGGCCTACGACGGCGAGAAGATGAGCAAGTCGAAGGGCAACCTGGTGAAGGTCTCGGTGCTGCGTGCCGAAGGCGTCGACCCGATGGCGATCCGCCTCGTGCTGCTCGACCACCATTACGCCACCGACTGGGAGTACAGCCACGACCAGTTAACGCAGGCGCAGCAGCGGCTGGCCACCTGGCGTCGAGCCCTCAGCAACGCCGCAGATGCCGACGCGCAGGAGGTCTCCCGCGAAGTCACCGCCGCGCTCGCAAACGACCTCGACTCACCGAGCGCCATCGCCGCGGTCGATGCCTGGGCAGCCAAGCACCAGGACGCCGCAGCAGGCGACTCTCCGACGGTGCGGGCAGCGCTCGACGCCGTCCTGGGCCTGAGCCTCTGA
- a CDS encoding SCO1664 family protein, whose protein sequence is MPTDTSADDSSLRLLAVSELEIEGRLLDASNVALRVWVTDGETRMSAVYKPIRGERPLWDFPDGSLAGREWASWLISDLTGWGFVPPTVLRDGPLGTGTVQQWVGPLDGRHDPEFVRIDSPNDVPEGNIAVLSAQDEADRPLVVSHADTPRLRSLATFDAVLNNADRKASALLADDEEFWAIDHGLCLHHEEKLRTVFWGFAGDPIEDADLIVLQALSAQLQETEVVDQLGSVLDAAELDALSSRVHALLATGVMPEVPFDRHPLPWPLW, encoded by the coding sequence GTGCCAACGGATACAAGCGCTGACGACTCTTCGCTGCGGTTGCTGGCCGTCAGCGAACTCGAGATCGAAGGTCGGTTGCTGGACGCTTCGAATGTCGCGTTGCGGGTCTGGGTGACCGACGGCGAAACGCGAATGTCGGCTGTCTACAAGCCGATTCGCGGCGAACGGCCGCTGTGGGACTTTCCGGACGGCTCGCTCGCCGGACGAGAATGGGCGTCCTGGTTGATCTCCGATCTCACCGGCTGGGGCTTCGTGCCTCCCACGGTCCTGCGCGACGGCCCGCTCGGCACCGGCACCGTGCAGCAATGGGTCGGCCCACTCGACGGACGCCATGATCCGGAGTTCGTGCGGATCGACTCACCGAACGATGTTCCAGAGGGAAACATCGCGGTGCTGTCGGCGCAGGACGAGGCGGACCGTCCGCTCGTGGTGTCGCACGCCGACACCCCACGGCTGCGGAGCCTGGCGACCTTCGACGCCGTGCTCAACAATGCCGACCGCAAGGCCAGCGCGCTGCTCGCGGACGACGAGGAGTTCTGGGCAATCGACCATGGCCTCTGCCTGCACCACGAGGAGAAGCTGCGCACGGTCTTCTGGGGTTTCGCCGGCGATCCGATCGAGGACGCCGATCTCATAGTGCTGCAAGCACTTTCGGCGCAGCTGCAAGAGACTGAGGTCGTCGATCAGCTCGGGTCGGTGCTGGACGCCGCAGAGCTGGATGCGCTCAGCAGCCGGGTGCACGCGCTGCTCGCCACCGGTGTGATGCCGGAGGTTCCGTTCGACCGACACCCGCTGCCCTGGCCACTGTGGTGA
- the metH gene encoding methionine synthase has protein sequence MLILDGSMGVFIQRHKLSEDEFRGERFAQWTHDVRGNNDLLSITKPELIADIHRDYLEAGADIVETNTFSAQRISMADYGMEDLSYELNFASAQLARRECDKLATDDKPRYVAGALGPTNRTASISPDVNDPGARNISYQQLVDAYLEQAQGLVDGGSDILLVETIFDTLNAKAAIFALETLFEQEGRRWPVIISGTITDASGRTLSGQVTEAFWNSVRHAKPLAVGFNCALGAADMRPYVAELGKVADTFVSVYPNAGLPNAFGEYDETPQEMADVVGGFARDGLVNILGGCCGTTPEHIREIAAQVEGVAPRKPADPEPSLRLSGLEPLNVVEDSLFVNVGERTNITGSARFRKLIKEGDYPTALNVARQQVEAGAQVIDINMDEGMIDGVEAMDRFCKLIASEPDISRVPVMIDSSKWHVIEAGLRCVQGKPIVNSISMKEGVEPFIEQARLCRKYGAAVVVMAFDEEGQADTIERRKEICSRAYKILVDEVGFPPEDIIFDPNIFAVATGIEEHANYGVDFIEATRWIKQNLPGALVSGGVSNVSFSFRGNNPVREAIHAVFLYHAIGAGMDMGIVNAGALVVYDQIDPELKERIEDVVLNRRPDSTERLLEIASEHNKAGEQVDDSAALEWRNLPVRERITHALVKGNDEFIVDDTEQMRAELAEAGERPLNVIEGPLMDGMGVVGDLFGAGKMFLPQVVKSARVMKKAVAHLIPFIEAEKKPGEAERAKGKIVMATVKGDVHDIGKNIVGVVLQCNNYDVVDLGVMVPTAKILETAKAENADVIGLSGLITPSLDEMVGVAEEMERQGFDIPLLLGGATTSKAHTAVRVTPKYHGPVVWVKDASRSVPVVSALLSDTRKEALLEEVEADYESIRRRHAAKKNDRPLISYAEALEQRTPIEWADYQPPRPHFLLQQSKNTGTDVHLGSIESYTKVLRDYPIATLRKYIDWQPFFNAWEMKGRFPDILNNPATGEAARKLYDDANEMLDLIEKEHWLEATGVVGFFPANAVGDSIEIYTDESRMQVHTQLHHLRQQGKHREGVPNKSLADFIAPKDTGLRDYIGGFAVTAGLGAEQKIKEFKDAIDDYSAILLESVADRLAEAFAERMHEIVRHELWGYAADEQLSNDELIGEKYRGIRPAPGYPACPDHTEKQTLWELLDVQAQTGIELTESMAMWPGAAVSGWYFSHPQSQYFVVGRISQDQVESYAERKDWTMDEAHRWLSPNLGYEPED, from the coding sequence ATGCTGATCCTCGACGGATCGATGGGCGTCTTCATCCAGCGGCACAAGCTGAGCGAGGACGAGTTCCGCGGCGAGCGCTTCGCGCAGTGGACCCACGACGTCCGCGGCAACAACGACCTGCTGTCGATCACCAAGCCCGAGCTGATCGCCGACATCCACCGCGACTATCTCGAAGCCGGCGCCGACATCGTGGAGACCAACACCTTCTCCGCGCAGCGCATCTCGATGGCCGACTACGGCATGGAAGACCTGTCGTACGAGCTCAACTTCGCCTCCGCGCAGCTCGCCCGACGTGAGTGCGACAAGCTCGCCACCGACGACAAGCCGCGCTACGTGGCCGGTGCGCTCGGCCCGACCAACCGCACCGCGTCCATCTCGCCCGATGTCAACGACCCCGGCGCCCGCAACATCTCCTATCAGCAGTTGGTTGACGCTTACCTGGAGCAGGCCCAGGGCCTGGTCGACGGCGGCAGCGACATCCTGCTGGTCGAAACGATCTTCGACACCCTTAACGCCAAGGCCGCGATCTTTGCGCTGGAGACGCTCTTCGAGCAGGAGGGCCGGCGCTGGCCGGTCATCATCTCCGGCACCATCACCGACGCCTCGGGTCGCACGCTCTCGGGTCAGGTCACCGAGGCGTTCTGGAACAGCGTCCGGCACGCCAAGCCGCTCGCGGTCGGTTTCAACTGCGCGCTGGGTGCTGCCGACATGCGTCCGTACGTCGCCGAACTCGGCAAGGTGGCCGACACCTTCGTGTCGGTGTATCCCAACGCCGGCCTGCCCAACGCCTTCGGTGAGTACGACGAGACCCCGCAGGAGATGGCGGACGTCGTCGGCGGTTTCGCCCGTGACGGCTTGGTCAACATCCTCGGTGGATGCTGCGGTACCACCCCGGAGCACATCCGCGAGATCGCGGCGCAGGTCGAGGGTGTCGCACCCCGCAAGCCGGCCGACCCGGAGCCGTCGCTGCGCTTGTCGGGCCTGGAACCGCTCAACGTCGTCGAGGACTCCCTCTTCGTCAACGTCGGCGAGCGCACCAACATCACCGGATCGGCGCGCTTCCGCAAGCTGATCAAGGAGGGCGACTACCCCACGGCTCTCAACGTCGCCCGGCAGCAGGTGGAAGCCGGCGCACAGGTGATCGACATCAACATGGACGAGGGGATGATCGACGGCGTCGAGGCGATGGATCGCTTCTGCAAGCTGATCGCCTCTGAGCCCGACATCAGCCGGGTGCCGGTGATGATCGACTCCTCCAAGTGGCATGTGATCGAGGCCGGTCTGCGCTGCGTACAGGGCAAGCCGATCGTCAACTCGATCTCGATGAAGGAGGGCGTCGAACCCTTCATCGAGCAGGCCCGGTTGTGCCGCAAGTACGGTGCTGCGGTCGTGGTGATGGCCTTCGATGAAGAAGGTCAGGCCGACACCATCGAGCGCCGCAAGGAGATCTGCTCGCGGGCGTACAAGATCCTGGTGGACGAGGTGGGTTTCCCGCCCGAGGACATCATCTTCGACCCCAACATCTTCGCCGTGGCCACCGGAATCGAGGAGCACGCTAACTACGGCGTCGACTTCATCGAGGCGACCCGGTGGATCAAGCAGAACCTCCCGGGAGCGCTCGTCTCCGGCGGTGTCTCCAATGTGTCGTTCAGCTTCCGCGGCAACAACCCGGTGCGCGAAGCCATCCACGCGGTGTTCCTCTACCACGCCATCGGGGCGGGTATGGACATGGGAATCGTCAACGCCGGCGCGTTGGTGGTCTACGACCAGATCGATCCTGAGCTCAAGGAACGCATCGAGGATGTCGTGCTCAACCGGCGTCCCGATTCGACCGAGCGGCTGCTGGAGATCGCTTCGGAGCACAACAAGGCCGGTGAGCAGGTCGACGACTCCGCTGCGCTCGAATGGCGCAATTTGCCTGTGCGCGAACGCATTACGCATGCGCTGGTGAAGGGCAACGACGAGTTCATCGTCGACGACACCGAGCAGATGCGAGCCGAACTCGCCGAGGCGGGGGAGCGTCCGCTCAATGTGATCGAAGGCCCGCTGATGGACGGCATGGGCGTGGTCGGTGACCTCTTCGGCGCCGGCAAGATGTTCCTGCCGCAGGTGGTGAAGTCGGCCCGAGTGATGAAGAAGGCCGTCGCCCACCTCATCCCGTTCATCGAGGCCGAGAAGAAGCCGGGCGAGGCCGAACGCGCCAAGGGCAAGATCGTCATGGCCACCGTGAAGGGCGATGTGCACGACATCGGCAAGAACATCGTCGGCGTGGTGCTGCAGTGCAACAACTACGACGTGGTCGACCTCGGCGTGATGGTGCCGACGGCGAAGATCCTCGAGACCGCCAAGGCCGAGAACGCCGACGTGATCGGCCTCTCCGGACTCATCACGCCGTCACTGGACGAGATGGTCGGCGTTGCCGAGGAGATGGAGCGGCAGGGCTTCGACATCCCGCTCCTGCTGGGTGGGGCGACGACGTCCAAGGCGCACACCGCGGTGCGGGTGACGCCGAAGTACCACGGCCCGGTGGTCTGGGTGAAGGACGCCTCGCGCTCGGTGCCCGTCGTCTCGGCGCTGCTTTCGGACACCCGCAAGGAGGCCCTGCTGGAGGAGGTGGAGGCCGACTACGAGTCGATCCGCCGCCGCCATGCCGCCAAGAAGAACGACCGGCCGCTCATCTCCTACGCGGAGGCCCTGGAGCAGCGCACGCCGATCGAGTGGGCCGACTACCAGCCGCCGCGTCCGCATTTCCTGCTGCAGCAGAGCAAGAACACCGGCACTGATGTGCACCTCGGCTCGATCGAGTCGTACACCAAGGTGCTGCGCGACTACCCGATCGCGACCCTGCGCAAGTACATCGACTGGCAGCCCTTCTTCAACGCGTGGGAGATGAAGGGGCGCTTCCCCGACATCCTCAACAACCCCGCCACGGGGGAGGCCGCCCGCAAGCTCTACGACGACGCAAACGAGATGCTCGATCTCATCGAGAAGGAGCACTGGCTGGAGGCGACCGGTGTCGTCGGTTTCTTCCCGGCGAATGCGGTCGGCGACTCGATCGAGATCTACACCGACGAGTCACGGATGCAGGTGCACACCCAGCTGCATCACCTACGTCAGCAGGGCAAGCATCGCGAAGGAGTGCCCAACAAGTCGCTGGCCGATTTCATCGCTCCGAAGGACACCGGACTGCGTGACTACATCGGCGGGTTCGCGGTGACCGCGGGCCTGGGTGCCGAGCAGAAGATCAAGGAGTTCAAGGACGCGATCGACGACTACAGCGCCATCCTGCTGGAGTCGGTGGCCGACCGTCTCGCCGAAGCCTTCGCCGAGCGGATGCACGAGATCGTGCGCCACGAACTCTGGGGCTACGCGGCCGACGAACAACTCAGTAACGACGAGCTCATCGGCGAGAAGTACCGCGGCATCCGTCCGGCACCGGGCTATCCCGCCTGCCCCGACCACACCGAGAAGCAAACCCTTTGGGAGCTGCTCGACGTGCAGGCGCAGACCGGCATCGAACTCACCGAGTCGATGGCGATGTGGCCGGGTGCAGCTGTTTCGGGTTGGTACTTCTCGCACCCCCAGTCGCAGTATTTCGTTGTCGGGCGGATCTCGCAGGACCAAGTGGAGTCGTACGCGGAGCGCAAGGATTGGACGATGGACGAGGCGCACCGCTGGCTCTCGCCCAACCTCGGCTACGAGCCGGAGGACTGA
- a CDS encoding PAC2 family protein, protein MIEIEDIPLLDDALMIAAFEGWNDAGEVASSTVEHLITVWDAELVAAIDPADYYDFQVNRPRVVGDPGDRQIEWPTTRVYLARDTPLDRDVLLVHGIEPSFRWLQFTSELLSLAVETDTSMIITLGALLADVPHTRPIPITVTADNPDIQQRYDLEPSRYEGPTGIVGVLSDTADRTGISTLSGWAAVPHYAAASPSPKATLAMVSRLEELLDTVIDRADLTEQAAAWQRGVDELASSDEEIAEYVEALEQSQDTTELPEASGDAIAREFEKYLRRRDENP, encoded by the coding sequence GTGATCGAGATCGAGGACATCCCGCTGCTCGACGACGCCCTGATGATCGCCGCTTTCGAGGGCTGGAACGACGCCGGCGAGGTCGCCTCGTCGACAGTCGAACATCTCATCACCGTGTGGGACGCCGAACTCGTGGCGGCTATCGACCCGGCGGACTACTACGACTTCCAGGTCAACCGGCCACGGGTGGTGGGTGATCCCGGTGACCGGCAGATCGAATGGCCCACGACACGGGTCTACCTCGCCCGCGACACCCCGCTCGACCGGGACGTCCTGCTGGTCCACGGCATCGAGCCGTCGTTCCGCTGGTTGCAGTTCACCTCCGAGCTGCTCTCGCTCGCGGTCGAGACCGACACCTCGATGATCATCACGCTCGGCGCGCTGCTGGCCGACGTCCCCCACACCCGGCCGATCCCGATCACGGTGACCGCCGACAACCCCGACATCCAGCAGCGGTACGACCTCGAGCCGAGTCGCTACGAGGGCCCCACCGGCATCGTCGGTGTGCTCTCCGATACCGCCGATCGCACTGGTATCTCGACGCTTTCAGGTTGGGCGGCGGTGCCGCACTACGCCGCTGCCTCGCCTTCACCCAAGGCGACGCTGGCAATGGTGTCGCGCCTTGAGGAGCTGCTCGACACCGTGATCGACCGTGCAGATCTCACCGAGCAGGCCGCTGCCTGGCAGCGTGGCGTCGACGAACTCGCTTCCAGCGACGAAGAGATCGCCGAGTACGTCGAGGCGCTCGAACAATCACAGGACACCACCGAGTTGCCTGAGGCCAGCGGTGACGCGATCGCGCGGGAGTTCGAGAAATACCTCCGGCGACGCGACGAGAACCCCTGA
- a CDS encoding HAD family phosphatase has translation MVTLRGDEREHGDRASLPAAILWDMDGTLVDTEPYWMNAEHQLVGRFGGVWTDELAHQLVGNPLLVSGQIIRDNSPVTLTPEQIVQELLTSVIAQMREHVPWRPGANELLKDAVAQGIPNALVTMSYDSFARVLVEGLPAGTFSAVITGDAVTHGKPHPEPYLKAAEALGVKITECLAVEDSPPGVRSAVASGAATIAVPHVVAVPADSGAVHVDSLAGQTVVSLWGLARG, from the coding sequence ATGGTGACTCTGCGCGGCGACGAACGCGAGCATGGGGATAGAGCGTCCCTGCCAGCGGCAATTTTGTGGGACATGGACGGGACGCTCGTCGACACCGAGCCGTACTGGATGAACGCCGAGCACCAACTGGTCGGACGGTTCGGGGGAGTGTGGACCGACGAACTGGCCCACCAGCTCGTGGGTAACCCGTTGCTGGTCTCGGGTCAGATCATCCGCGACAACTCGCCGGTCACCCTGACGCCCGAGCAGATCGTGCAGGAGCTGCTCACCTCGGTGATCGCGCAGATGCGGGAGCACGTGCCGTGGCGTCCGGGTGCAAACGAACTGCTGAAAGACGCTGTCGCACAAGGCATTCCGAACGCACTGGTGACGATGTCGTACGACTCCTTCGCCCGGGTGCTCGTGGAAGGCTTACCGGCCGGCACCTTCTCCGCGGTGATCACCGGGGACGCCGTCACCCACGGCAAGCCGCACCCCGAGCCCTACCTGAAGGCGGCCGAGGCACTCGGCGTCAAGATCACCGAGTGTCTCGCGGTGGAAGATTCTCCACCCGGTGTGCGTTCGGCGGTTGCCTCAGGCGCAGCGACGATCGCCGTGCCTCACGTGGTCGCGGTGCCGGCGGATTCGGGTGCGGTGCATGTCGATTCGCTCGCCGGTCAGACCGTGGTGTCGCTGTGGGGGCTGGCCCGCGGCTGA
- a CDS encoding tRNA (adenine-N1)-methyltransferase: protein MSETPLGAQLRRGPFIEGERVQLTDPKGRMHTITLGAGKQFHTHRGYLAHDDLIGGPDGSTITNTAGIEYLALRPLLPDYVLSMPRGAAVVYPKDAGQIVTMGDIFPGAVVVEAGVGSGALSMSLLRAVGDHGRLYSFERRDDFAQIARGNVNAFFGAPHPGWTVTVGDLVDALPETVEAGTVDRVVLDMLAPWDCLGVVGDALAPGGLLICYVATATQLSRTAEAMRDHGGFTEPQAWESLVRGWHLEGLAVRPEHRMHGHTGFLISTRRLAPGVTPPVRKRRPSKGAADGYDEADVQAVLPSGDWSPEDVGERPVSDKKVRKLARSMGEPEADSQPSDS, encoded by the coding sequence ATGAGTGAAACCCCGCTGGGAGCGCAGTTGCGTCGTGGTCCGTTCATCGAGGGCGAGCGGGTGCAGCTGACCGACCCGAAGGGGCGGATGCACACGATCACCCTGGGAGCCGGCAAGCAGTTCCACACCCACCGCGGCTACCTGGCGCACGACGACCTCATCGGTGGCCCGGACGGCAGCACCATCACCAACACCGCAGGCATCGAATACCTTGCGCTACGTCCTCTGCTGCCCGATTACGTGCTGTCGATGCCGCGCGGCGCGGCCGTCGTCTATCCCAAGGACGCCGGCCAGATCGTGACAATGGGCGACATCTTCCCCGGCGCCGTCGTGGTCGAAGCGGGCGTCGGTTCCGGAGCTCTCTCGATGTCGCTGCTGCGCGCTGTCGGTGATCACGGTCGGCTCTACTCCTTCGAACGCCGCGACGACTTCGCGCAGATCGCGCGCGGCAATGTCAACGCCTTCTTCGGCGCCCCGCACCCCGGATGGACGGTCACGGTCGGCGACCTCGTCGACGCGTTGCCCGAGACCGTTGAGGCCGGCACCGTCGACCGCGTCGTGCTCGACATGCTCGCTCCCTGGGACTGCCTCGGTGTCGTCGGCGACGCTCTGGCGCCCGGCGGCCTGCTCATTTGTTACGTGGCCACGGCGACCCAGCTTTCGCGCACCGCAGAGGCCATGCGCGACCACGGCGGCTTCACCGAGCCCCAGGCCTGGGAATCGCTGGTGCGCGGCTGGCACCTCGAAGGCCTGGCGGTACGACCCGAACATCGCATGCACGGCCACACCGGCTTCTTGATCTCGACCCGTCGTCTCGCGCCCGGGGTCACGCCACCGGTGCGCAAGCGGCGTCCGAGCAAGGGCGCTGCCGACGGCTACGACGAGGCCGATGTGCAGGCGGTGCTGCCGTCCGGCGACTGGAGCCCCGAGGACGTCGGCGAACGCCCGGTGTCGGACAAGAAGGTGCGCAAGCTGGCCCGTTCAATGGGTGAGCCGGAGGCAGATTCGCAGCCCTCGGACAGTTAG